One segment of Haliotis asinina isolate JCU_RB_2024 chromosome 12, JCU_Hal_asi_v2, whole genome shotgun sequence DNA contains the following:
- the LOC137257472 gene encoding ice-structuring glycoprotein-like, whose amino-acid sequence MVERSSKGEIGWGRKKYRVQWKRQRLFLYADCDADNITVADEAIVITTTATATATATATGATHIKTSIIATTAAGATPIATSPIATTATPAATATTAAGATPIATSPIATTATPAATATTATGATPITTSPIATTATATATATATATAATHIKTSIIATTAAGATPIATSPIATTAAGATPIATSPIATTATPAATATTATAAGATPIATSPIATTATPAATATTATATGATPITTSPIATTATATAATHIKTSIIATTAAGATPIATSPIATTATATGATHIKTSIIATTAAGATPIATSPIATPATATGATHIKTSIIATTAAGATPIATSPIATTATPAATATATGATPITASPIATTTTATAATPITTSPIATPATTATTTGATPIKTSIIATTATAATPITTSPIATTATATAATPITTSPIATTATATAATHITTSLITTNATATATGATPITTSPIATTATPATTATATGATLITTSPIATAATATATATGATPITTSPIATTATATAATPITTSPIATTATAATPITTSPIATTAAPAATATVVFVVLLISFLKDLC is encoded by the coding sequence AGGCTATTTCTGTATGCTGACTGTGatgctgataacataacagTTGCTGATGAGGCCATTGTCatcaccactactgctactgctactgctactgctactgctactggagctaCTCATATTAAAACTTCAATtattgctactactgctgctggaGCTACTCCTATTGCAACTTCACctattgctactactgctactcctgctgccactgctactactgctgctggaGCTACTCCTATTGCAACTTCACctattgctactactgctactcctgctgccactgctactactgctactggagctaCTCCTATTACAACTTCACctattgctactactgctactgctactgctactgctactgctactgctactgcagcTACTCATATTAAAACTTCAATtattgctactactgctgctggaGCTACTCCTATTGCAACTTCACctattgctactactgctgctggaGCTACTCCTATTGCAACTTCACctattgctactactgctactcctgctgccactgctactactgctactgctgctggaGCTACTCCTATTGCAACTTCACctattgctactactgctactcctgctgccactgctactactgctactgctactggagctaCTCCTATTACAACTTCACctattgctactactgctactgctactgcagcTACTCATATTAAAACTTCAATtattgctactactgctgctggaGCTACTCCTATTGCAACTTCACCTATtgctaccactgctactgctactggagctaCTCATATTAAAACTTCAATtattgctactactgctgctggaGCTACTCCTATTGCAACTTCACCTATTGCTActcctgctactgctactggagctaCTCATATTAAAACTTCAATtattgctactactgctgctggaGCTACTCCTATTGCAACTTCACctattgctactactgctactcctgctgccactgctactgctactggagctaCTCCTATTACAGCTTCACctattgctactactactactgctactgcagcTACTCCTATTACAACTTCACCTATTGCTACTCCtgctaccactgctactactactggaGCTACTCCTATTAAAACTTCAATtattgctactactgctactgcagcTACTCCTATTACAACTTCACctattgctactactgctactgctactgcagcTACTCCTATTACAACTTCACctattgctactactgctactgctactgcagcTACTCATATTACAACTTCACTTATTACTACtaatgctactgctactgctactggagctaCTCCTATTACAACTTCACctattgctactactgctactcctgctaccactgctactgctactggagctaCTCTTATTACAACTTCACCtattgctactgctgctactgctactgccactgctactggagctacTCCTATTACAACTTCACctattgctactactgctactgctactgcagcTACTCCTATTACAACTTCACctattgctactactgctactgcagcTACTCCTATTACAACTTCACctattgctactactgctgctcctGCTGCCACTGCTACTGTAGTATTTGTTGTTCTGTTGATATCCTTCCTTAAAGACCTTTGTTAA